The Nostoc cf. commune SO-36 genomic sequence TATATCAACATGATCACTGTAAAAGGAATGAATACCTGATCCACCATTATTAAAGGTAAGATTGTTTTTAACTAAAGTGCGTCCTCTATATGAACCCGATCTTGAATCTCCCCGATTTCTTGAACTGTCGATAATAATACCATTGCCGTCTGTAATCCTTCCGTCTGAAATATAAGGAATATACATCCGATTATTGTAGGTCTTGTTGTTAGTGACAAACATCTTGTAGCCCCGTTTGTTGTCAGAATTCCAATTGCTCAACATCGAAATGCCACTAGTACCATAAATACTGTACCAAGAATTATTAAACACCACGTTATTATGTACTGTCACATAGTCCGATTCAATTGTTGAAATACCTGCTCCTCCACACCCATGTACCTTGTTGTTGACAATCCGTATATGGTGATTACGATTATTTGTTCGTTCACCCACGCTGATGCAGTTTCCATTTGTCAGTGGGTTTGTTCTGTTATTTTTCTGACTCATCGCATAATCAAGGGTTATATTCGCATTGTTTCCTACGACCTCAAGCCCGTTGATCTCGATATATGAAGCTCGATTTAAAATTACTATCCCATTCCATGTATTGTGCTGAATTTTTGGGAAATGTCCCGGATATGCTTTGTACCTAATCCATGCATTTGCAGTTCCAGAACGTTTAATACTTACTACACTCCCAGCTTTACCTGAATTTGTGTATACTCCGTTCATAATCAATACTGTATCGCCAGGGTTGGTCAGATTGGCTGCCCTTTGAATTGTCCTAAAGGCGGATGAAGTAGAGAGTCCGCTATTTTTGTCATTTCCACTACCGCTAACATAATATTTTTTCGGAGTTGCTTTAGTGCTGATTAGCTTGTTACTAGATACACTGATTTCTTGATAGTTAGTCGATACTTGACGGACGTTTTCAACTAAAGATACTTTTATCCTTTCTCCCGCCCCTAAAAGACTCAATACTACAGGAATTGCCAGATATGCGCTTAAACTAAAACCTTGGAATACCACAAGAAAAGGCTCCTAGATCGGCATTACTTAACAAAAATATCAGGATATTCAGTGATTTTGAATACTCTTTTGAACACAGAATAGAATATGGCTTTGCTAGTTCCCCCGATTTCCATCTTGTCCATAGGCTTGCCAAGCTAAGTCTACCAATCCATCAACGATCGCAGCTGCTACAACTGCATTGCCTTTGCGACTGTCAATTGTAATATGAGGC encodes the following:
- a CDS encoding right-handed parallel beta-helix repeat-containing protein, whose product is MVFQGFSLSAYLAIPVVLSLLGAGERIKVSLVENVRQVSTNYQEISVSSNKLISTKATPKKYYVSGSGNDKNSGLSTSSAFRTIQRAANLTNPGDTVLIMNGVYTNSGKAGSVVSIKRSGTANAWIRYKAYPGHFPKIQHNTWNGIVILNRASYIEINGLEVVGNNANITLDYAMSQKNNRTNPLTNGNCISVGERTNNRNHHIRIVNNKVHGCGGAGISTIESDYVTVHNNVVFNNSWYSIYGTSGISMLSNWNSDNKRGYKMFVTNNKTYNNRMYIPYISDGRITDGNGIIIDSSRNRGDSRSGSYRGRTLVKNNLTFNNGGSGIHSFYSDHVDIVNNTAVLNNQSPEINGGQIFAHTSSDVRILRNILYAFPGKNINLNTKNKNVIYDYNIYMNSGKINVKGPHDIVANSQFLSKHPTLKKMSGDWKSLLKKQNPPKRSYVEPQSAGFVCKPVTYRLQGKLIKVGCSR